One genomic window of Arachis hypogaea cultivar Tifrunner chromosome 8, arahy.Tifrunner.gnm2.J5K5, whole genome shotgun sequence includes the following:
- the LOC112707530 gene encoding MLP-like protein 43, giving the protein MALTGKLSIEIGIHAPAAKFFHLMTKQLHHVQNVCERVHGAKLHEGDEWHSVGGSVKHWTYVIDGKVTTCKETIESMDEQNLSATYKLYDGDVSQHYKDFKLSFQVSDKENGGATVKWTIEYEKINNDVEAPYGYIEYLDKCTIEMDSHLVKA; this is encoded by the exons ATGGCACTAACTGGTAAGCTTAGTATTGAAATTGGAATTCATGCACCTGCTGCAAAGTTCTTCCATCTCATGACAAAGCAACTCCACCATGTTCAAAATGTTTGTGAAAGGGTGCATGGTGCCAAGCTTCATGAAGGTGATGAATGGCACAGCGTTGGTGGTTCTGTTAAACACTGGACTTATGTCATAG ACGGTAAGGTTACTACATGTAAGGAGACTATTGAGTCCATGGATGAACAGAACCTTTCAGCCACATACAAACTGTATGATGGAGATGTCAGTCAACATTATAAGGACTTTAAGCTGAGCTTTCAAGTGAGTGATAAAGAGAATGGAGGTGCCACTGTTAAATGGACTATTGAATATGAGAAGATCAATAATGATGTTGAAGCTCCATATGGCTACATCGAATACCTTGACAAGTGCACTATAGAAATGGATTCTCATCTTGTTAAGGCATGA